A part of Sebastes fasciatus isolate fSebFas1 chromosome 10, fSebFas1.pri, whole genome shotgun sequence genomic DNA contains:
- the LOC141775923 gene encoding protocadherin gamma-A11-like — translation MGDKGFPALRPILFFASFIVTLHLVNGDLSYSIPEEMKRESVIGNIAKDLGLDLRTLSSRKARVDFEGTRKRYCDINLSTGDLITSERMDRESLCGKKSSCVVKVDLVLENPLELHRVSLHVQDVNDNSPKFKDNLIEMEISESADKGNRFTMEEAHDADIGQNAVQTYNLQKNDNFIVAVDSNKVDLVLENTLDREKQKEITLLLTALDGGSPQRSGTVVIHVTVLDANDNAPVFSQAVYKASLPENSPPDTIVIYVSATDADEGVNGDVTYDVSHVSDDDENIFSIDPKTGEIKVTGVIDFEEISSFEMRVKAKDGLGLSSYAKVIIDVTDMNDNAPVIYLKSLTNPIPENVSPGTEVGIINVQDRDSVNNRQVRCSIQQNVPFKLVPSIKNYYSLVTTGQLDRELVSDYNITISATDEGSPPLSSSKTVQLSVADINDNPPVFEEQSYSAYVSENNKPGSTLCSVTARDPDWRQNGTVIYSLLAGEVNGAPVSSYLSVNGDTGVIHAVRSFDYEQFRSFKVHVMARDNGSPPLSSNVTVSVFISDLNDNSPQILYPAPEGNSFMTELVPKAAHGGSLVSKVIAVDADSGQNAWLSYHIVKSTDPGLFTIGLHSGEIRTQRDISESDSMKQNLIVSVKDNGQPSLSATCSMYLLISDNLAEVPELKDISYDEKNSKLTSYLIIALVSVSTFFLTFIIIILGVRFCRRRKPRLLFDGAVAIPSAYLPPNYADVDGTGTLRSAYNYDAYLTTGSRTSDFKFVSSYNDNTLPADQTLRKSPSDFAEAFGDCDSSPEFSGPPSER, via the exons ATGGGAGACAAAGGATTTCCAGCGCTTCGTCCGATCCTCTTCTTTGCTTCCTTTATTGTAACGCTGCACCTCGTCAATGGAGACCTGAGTTATTCTATTCCTGAAGAGATGAAACGTGAGTCTGTTATTGGAAATATAGCCAAAGATCTCGGTCTGGATCTGAGGACCTTATCTTCCCGAAAGGCCCGTGTTGATTTTGAGGGGACTCGTAAGCGGTACTGTGATATTAATCTGAGTACCGGAGATTTGATCACGTCGGAGAGAATGGACAGAGAAAGCCTTTGTGGAAAGAAATCCTCGTGTGTTGTGAAAGTAGATCTGGTGTTAGAAAATCCTCTGGAGCTTCATCGAGTAAGTCTTCATGTTCAAGATGTAAACGACAACTCGCCAAAATTCAAAGATAATTTGATTGAAATGGAAATAAGCGAGTCAGCCGACAAGGGTAACCGCTTCACTATGGAGGAGGCCCATGACGCAGATATAGGTCAAAATGCTGTTCAAACGTACAATCTACAAAAGAACGACAACTTTATTGTCGCTGTTGACAGTAACAAAGTTGATCTTGTACTGGAAAATACACTTGATCGAGAGAAACAAAAGGAGATAACTTTGCTCCTTACAGCTCTAGATGGAGGCTCTCCTCAGAGATCAGGTACTGTAGTCATACACGTCACTGTACTGGATGCTAATGATAACGCCCCAGTGTTCAGCCAGGCCGTTTATAAAGCCAGTCTGCCTGAAAACTCTCCTCCAGATACCATAGTGATTTATGTTAGTGCTACTGATGCAGATGAAGGAGTGAATGGAGATGTGACTTATGACGTAAGCCATGTGTCTGATGACGACgaaaatatattttctattgatCCTAAAACAGGAGAAATTAAAGTTACTGGTGTGATTGACTTTGAAGAAATTAGTTCTTTTGAAATGAGAGTCAAAGCTAAAGATGGTTTAGGTTTGTCCTCTTACGCCAAAGTTATAATAGATGTTACTGATATGAATGATAACGCCCCGGTTATATATCTGAAATCACTGACTAACCCCATACCTGAGAACGTGTCACCTGGTACAGAGGTGGGCATCATTAACGTGCAGGATAGAGACTCTGTGAATAACAGACAGGTCCGCTGCTCCATTCAGCAAAACGTCCCTTTTAAGTTGGTTCCTTCTATTAAAAACTATTATTCTCTGGTGACCACAGGACAACTGGACCGTGAACTAGTGTCTGATTACAACATTACAATCAGTGCCACTGACGAGGGCTCtccacctctgtcctcctctaaaACTGTTCAGTTATCTGTAGCAGACATCAACGACAACCCACCTGTGTTTGAGGAACAGTCCTACAGcgcatatgtgagtgaaaataacaaacctGGCTCCACTTTATGTTCCGTTACTGCTCGAGACCCCGACTGGAGACAAAACGGTACAGTGATTTATTCTCTGTTAGCTGGTGAGGTGAACGGTGCCCCGGTGTCCTCCTATCTATCTGTTAACGGAGACACGGGGGTGATCCACGCTGTGAGGTCGTTTGATTATGAACAGTTCAGGAGTTTTAAAGTCCACGTGATGGCCAGAGACAACGGTTCTCCTCCGCTCAGCAGCAACGTGACCGTCAGTGTCTTCATATCGGATTTGAATGACAACTCTCCTCAGATACTGTACCCCGCCCCGGAGGGCAACTCCTTCATGACCGAGCTGGTCCCCAAAGCTGCACACGGAGGCTCTCTGGTGTCCAAAGTGATAGCGGTGGACGCGGACTCCGGACAGAACGCCTGGCTGTCCTATCATATAGTGAAATCCACTGATCCGGGACTTTTCACCATCGGTCTCCACAGCGGAGAGATCAGGACACAGCGGGACATTTCTGAGTCTGACAGCATGAAACAGAACCTTATTGTGTCAGTGAAAGATAACGgacagccctctctctctgccacctgCTCCATGTATTTACTGATTTCTGATAACTTGGCTGAGGTGCCAGAACTGAAGGATATTTCTTATGATGAGAAGAACTCCAAGCTGACCTCTTATCTGATCATCGCGCTGGTTTCTGTATCCACCTTTTTCctgaccttcatcatcatcatcctgggTGTGAGGTTTTGTCGCAGGAGAAAGCCCAGACTGTTGTTTGATGGAGCAGTTGCCATCCCCAGCGCTTATCTCCCTCCTAATTACGCAGATGTTGACGGAACAGGAACTTTACGCAGCGCTTACAACTATGACGCCTACCTGACAACAGGTTCTAGAACCAGTGACTTTAAGTTCGTCAGTTCTTACAATGACAACACACTGCCTGCTGACCAGACTCTGAGGAAAAGTCCATCAGACTTTGCTGAGGCGTTTGGGGATTGTGATAGTTCTCCTGAG TTTTCAGGTCCTCCGTCAGAAAGATAA
- the LOC141774837 gene encoding protocadherin beta-15-like — protein sequence MGDKGFPALRPILFFASFIVTLHLVNGDLSYSIPEEMKRESVIGNIAKDLGLDLRTLSSRKARVDFEGTRKRYYDINLSTGDLITSERMDRESLCGKKPSCVVKVDLVLENPLELHRLSLHIQDVNDNSPKFKKQLIEMEIRESADKGNRFTMEEAHDADIGQNAVQRYNLQKNDNFVLAVDSNKVELVLENTLDREKKKEINLLLTALDGGSPQRSGTVVIHVTVLDANDNAPVFSQAVYKASLPENSPPDTIVINVSATDADEGVNGDVTYDLSHVSDDDENLFSIDPKTGEIRVTGVIDFEEISSFEMRVQAKDGLGLSSYAKVIIDVTDMNDNAPVIYLKSLTNPIPENVSPGTEVGIINVQDRDSENNRQVRCSIQQNVPFKLVPSIKNYYSLVTTGQLDRELVSDYNITISATDEGSPPLSSSKTVQLSVADINDNPPVFEEQSYSAYVSENNKPGSTLCSVTARDPDWRQNGTVIYSLLAGEVNGAPVSSYLSVNGDTGVIHAVRSFDYEQFRSFKVHVMARDNGSPPLSSNVTVSVFISDVNDNSPQILYPAPEGNSFMTELVPKAAHGGSLVSKVIAVDADSGQNAWLSYHIVKSTDPGLFTIGLHSGEIRTQRDISESDSMKQNLIVAVKDNGQPSLSATCSMYLLISDNLAEVPELKDISYDEKNSKLTSYLIIALVSVSTFFLTFIIIILGVRFCRRRKPRLLFDGAVAIPSAYLPPNYADVDGTGTLRSAYNYDAYLTTGSRTSDFKFVSSYNDNTLPADQTLRKSPSDFAEAFGDCDSSPEVGTVQSTSLFTMHFGWFNVLYVLLQHLCVLLPILPPYLEYRKKNVDTSESECVVAETNFLHNGRTFICF from the coding sequence ATGGGAGACAAAGGATTTCCAGCGCTTCGTCCGATCCTCTTCTTCGCTTCCTTCATTGTAACGCTGCACCTCGTTAATGGAGACCTGAGTTATTCTATTCCTGAAGAGATGAAACGCGAGTCTGTTATTGGAAATATAGCCAAAGATCTCGGTCTGGATCTGAGGACCTTATCTTCCCGAAAGGCCCGTGTTGATTTTGAGGGGACTCGTAAACGGTACTATGATATTAATCTGAGTACCGGAGATTTGATCACGTCGGAGAGAATGGACAGAGAAAGCCTTTGTGGAAAGAAACCCTCGTGTGTTGTGAAAGTAGATCTGGTGTTAGAAAATCCTCTGGAGCTTCATCGTCTAAGTCTTCATATTCAAGATGTAAACGACAACTCGCCAAAATTCAAAAAGCAATTGATTGAAATGGAAATAAGGGAGTCAGCCGACAAGGGTAACCGCTTCACTATGGAGGAGGCCCATGATGCAGATATAGGTCAAAATGCTGTTCAAAGGTACAACCTACAAAAGAATGATAACTTTGTTCTCGCTGTTGACAGTAACAAAGTTGAACTCGTACTGGAAAATACACTTGatcgagagaaaaaaaaggagatcaATTTGCTTCTCACAGCTCTAGATGGAGGCTCTCCTCAGAGATCAGGTACTGTAGTCATACACGTCACTGTACTGGATGCTAATGATAACGCTCCAGTGTTCAGCCAGGCCGTTTATAAAGCCAGTCTGCCTGAAAACTCTCCTCCAGATACCATAGTGATTAATGTTAGTGCTACTGACGCAGATGAAGGAGTGAATGGAGATGTGACTTATGATTTAAGTCATGTATCTGATGACGATGAAAATCTCTTTTCTATTGATCCTAAAACTGGAGAAATTCGAGTTACTGGTGTGATTGACTTTGAAGAAATTAGTTCTTTTGAAATGAGAGTGCAAGCTAAAGATGGTTTAGGTTTGTCCTCTTATGCCAAAGTTATAATAGATGTTACTGATATGAATGATAATGCTCCAGTGATATATCTGAAATCCCTGACTAACCCCATACCTGAGAACGTGTCACCTGGTACAGAGGTGGGCATTATTAACGTTCAGGATAGAGACTCTGAGAATAACAGACAGGTCCGCTGCTCCATTCAGCAAAACGTCCCTTTTAAGTTGGTTCCTTCTATTAAAAACTATTATTCTCTGGTGACCACAGGACAACTGGACCGTGAACTAGTGTCTGATTACAACATTACAATCAGTGCCACTGACGAGGGCTCtccacctctgtcctcctctaaaACTGTTCAGTTATCTGTAGCAGACATCAACGACAACCCACCTGTGTTTGAGGAACAGTCCTACAGcgcatatgtgagtgaaaataacaaacctGGCTCCACTTTATGTTCCGTTACTGCTCGAGACCCCGACTGGAGACAAAACGGTACAGTGATTTATTCTCTGTTAGCTGGTGAGGTGAACGGTGCCCCGGTGTCCTCCTATCTCTCTGTTAACGGAGACACGGGTGTGATCCACGCTGTGAGGTCGTTTGATTATGAACAATTCAGGAGTTTTAAAGTCCACGTGATGGCCAGAGACAACGGTTCTCCTCCGCTCAGCAGCAACGTGACCGTCAGTGTCTTCATATcggatgtgaatgacaactcTCCTCAGATACTGTACCCCGCCCCGGAGGGCAACTCCTTCATGACCGAGCTGGTCCCCAAAGCTGCACACGGAGGCTCTCTGGTGTCCAAAGTGATAGCGGTGGACGCGGACTCCGGACAGAACGCCTGGCTGTCCTATCATATAGTCAAATCAACTGATCCGGGACTGTTCACTATCGGTCTCCACAGCGGCGAGATCAGGACACAGCGGGACATTTCTGAGTCCGACAGCATGAAACAGAACCTTATTGTGGCAGTGAAAGATAACGgacagccctctctctctgccacctgCTCCATGTATTTACTGATTTCTGATAACTTGGCTGAGGTGCCAGAACTGAAGGATATTTCTTATGATGAGAAGAACTCCAAACTGACCTCTTATCTGATCATCGCGCTGGTGTCTGTGTCCACCTTTTTTctgaccttcatcatcatcatcctgggTGTGAGGTTTTGTCGCAGGAGAAAGCCCAGACTGTTGTTTGATGGAGCAGTTGCCATCCCCAGCGCTTATCTCCCTCCTAATTACGCAGATGTTGACGGAACAGGAACTTTACGCAGCGCTTACAACTATGACGCCTACCTGACAACAGGTTCAAGAACCAGTGACTTTAAGTTCGTCAGTTCTTACAATGACAACACACTGCCTGCTGACCAGACTCTGAGGAAAAGTCCATCAGACTTTGCTGAGGCGTTTGGAGATTGTGATAGTTCTCCTGAGGTAGGAACTGTTCAAAGTACTTCATTGTTCACAATGCATTTTGGCTGgtttaatgtactgtatgtcttacTGCAGCATCTGTGCGTTCTATTACCCATATTACCACCCTATTTAGAATAccggaaaaaaaatgttgatacCTCAGAAAGTGAGTGTGTGGTAGCTGAAACAAACTTTTTGCATAATGGAAggacatttatttgtttttag
- the LOC141774835 gene encoding protocadherin beta-15-like: MGDKGFPALRLILFFVSFIVALHLVNGDLSYSIPEEMKRESVIGNIAKDLGLDVRTLSSRKARVDFEGTRKRYCDINLSTGDLITSERMDRESLCGKKPSCVVKVDLVLENPLELHRLSLHVQDVNDNSPKFKKQLIEMEIRESAVKGNRFSIEEAHDADIGQNAVQRYNLQKNDNFILAIDSNKVELVLENELDREKQKEINLLLTALDGGSPQRSGTVVIHVSVLDANDNAPMFSQAVYKASLPENSPPDTIVINVSATDADEGVNGDVTYDLSHVSDDDVNVFSIDPKTGEIKVTGLIDFEERSSFEMRVEAKDGLGQTSYAKVIIDVTDMNDNTPVIYLKSLTNPIPENVSPGTEVGIINVQDRDSENNRQVRCSIQQNVPFKLVPSIKNYYSLVTTGQLDRELVSDYNITISATDEGSPPLSSSKTVQLSVADINDNPPVFEEQSYSAYVSENNKPGSTLCSVTARDPDWRQNGTVIYSLLAGEVNGAPVSSYLSVNGDTGVIHAVRSFDYEQFRSFKVHVMARDNGSPPLSSNVTVSVFISDVNDNSPQILYPAPEGNSFMTELVPKAAHGGSLVSKVIAVDADSGQNAWLSYHIVKSTDPGLFTIGLHSGEIRTQRDISESDSMKQNLIVSVKDNGQPSLSATCSMYLLISDNLAEVPELKDISYDEKNSKLTSYLIVALVSVSTFFLTFIIIILGVRFCRRRKPRLLFDGAVAIPSAYLPPNYADVDGTGTLRSAYNYDAYLTTGSRTSDFKFVSSYNDNTLPADQTLRKSPSDFAEAFGDCDSSPEVGTVQSTSLFTMHFGFF, translated from the coding sequence ATGGGAGACAAAGGATTTCCAGCGCTTCGTCTGATCCTCTTCTTCGTTTCCTTCATTGTAGCGCTACACCTCGTTAATGGAGACCTGAGTTATTCTATTCCTGAAGAGATGAAACGCGAGTCTGTTATTGGAAATATAGCCAAAGATCTCGGTCTGGATGTTAGGACCTTATCTTCCCGAAAGGCCCGTGTTGATTTTGAGGGGACTCGTAAACGGTACTGTGATATTAATCTGAGTACCGGAGATTTGATCACGTCGGAGAGAATGGACAGAGAAAGCCTTTGTGGAAAGAAACCCTCGTGTGTTGTGAAAGTAGATCTGGTGTTAGAAAATCCTCTGGAGCTTCATCGACTAAGTCTTCATGTTCAAGATGTAAACGACAACTCGCCAAAATTCAAAAAGCAATTGATTGAAATGGAAATAAGGGAGTCAGCTGTGAAGGGAAACCGCTTCTCCATCGAGGAGGCCCATGACGCAGATATAGGTCAAAATGCTGTTCAAAGGTACAACCTACAAAAGAACGACAACTTTATTCTCGCTATTGACAGTAACAAGGTTGAACTCGTACTAGAGAATGAACTTGATCGAGAGAAACAAAAGGAGATTAACTTGCTCCTTACAGCTCTAGATGGAGGCTCTCCTCAGAGATCAGGTACTGTAGTCATACACGTCAGTGTACTGGATGCTAATGATAACGCCCCAATGTTCAGCCAGGCCGTTTATAAAGCCAGTCTGCCTGAAAATTCTCCTCCAGATACCATAGTGATTAATGTTAGTGCTACTGATGCAGATGAAGGAGTGAATGGAGATGTGACTTATGATTTAAGTCATGTATCTGATGACgatgtaaatgtattttctatTGATCCTAAAACTGGAGAAATTAAAGTAACTGGATTGATTGACTTTGAAGAAAGGAGTTCTTTTGAAATGAGGGTGGAAGCCAAAGATGGTTTAGGACAGACCTCATACGCAAAAGTTATAATAGATGTTACTGATATGAATGATAATACTCCAGTGATATATCTGAAGTCACTGACTAACCCCATACCTGAGAACGTGTCTCCTGGTACAGAGGTGGGTATCATTAACGTGCAGGATAGAGACTCTGAGAATAACAGACAGGTCCGCTGCTCCATTCAGCAAAACGTCCCTTTTAAGTTGGTTCCTTCTATTAAAAACTATTATTCTCTGGTGACCACAGGACAACTGGACCGTGAACTAGTGTCTGATTACAACATTACAATCAGTGCCACTGACGAGGGCTCtccacctctgtcctcctctaaaACTGTTCAGTTATCTGTAGCAGACATCAACGACAACCCACCTGTGTTTGAGGAACAGTCCTACAGcgcatatgtgagtgaaaataacaaacctGGCTCCACTTTATGTTCCGTTACTGCTCGAGACCCCGACTGGAGACAAAACGGTACAGTGATTTATTCTCTGTTAGCTGGTGAGGTGAACGGTGCCCCGGTGTCCTCCTATCTATCTGTTAACGGAGACACGGGGGTGATCCACGCTGTGAGGTCGTTTGATTATGAACAGTTCAGGAGTTTTAAAGTCCACGTGATGGCCAGAGACAACGGTTCTCCTCCGCTCAGCAGCAACGTGACCGTCAGTGTCTTTATATcggatgtgaatgacaactcTCCTCAGATACTGTACCCCGCCCCGGAGGGCAACTCCTTCATGACCGAGCTGGTCCCCAAAGCTGCTCACGGAGGCTCTCTGGTGTCCAAAGTGATAGCGGTGGACGCGGACTCCGGACAGAACGCCTGGCTGTCCTATCATATAGTGAAATCCACTGATCCGGGACTTTTCACTATCGGTCTCCACAGCGGAGAGATCAGGACACAGCGGGACATTTCTGAGTCTGACAGCATGAAACAGAACCTTATTGTGTCAGTGAAAGATAACGgacagccctctctctctgccacctgTTCCATGTATTTACTGATCTCTGATAACTTGGCTGAGGTGCCAGAACTGAAGGACATTTCTTATGATGAGAAGAACTCCAAGCTGACCTCTTATCTGATCGTCGCGCTGGTGTCTGTGTCCACCTTTTTTctgaccttcatcatcatcatcctgggTGTGAGGTTTTGTCGCAGGAGAAAGCCCAGACTGTTGTTTGATGGAGCAGTTGCCATCCCCAGCGCTTATCTCCCTCCTAATTACGCAGATGTTGACGGAACAGGAACTTTACGCAGCGCTTACAATTATGACGCCTACCTGACAACAGGTTCTAGAACCAGTGACTTTAAGTTCGTCAGTTCTTACAATGACAACACACTGCCTGCTGACCAGACTCTGAGGAAAAGTCCATCAGACTTTGCTGAGGCGTTTGGGGATTGTGATAGTTCTCCTGAGGTAGGAACTGTTCAAAGTACTTCATTGTTCACAATGCATTttggctttttttaa